TGGATGTAGGATTACCATAATGAATTATCAGTTATTCTAAAAACTGAacctattaaaaattttgtgaatttaataatttaatctaGCTAACacaatgaattataaaattcaatacaaaaaGTACAATGTACTACACTTGTTCATAATGTATTGATGGTTAGAATAACGACTaagtaattaaatttatcatttctaaTAATTTAAGGGTATGCTTGGAATTAAGGGAGATTTATGGAGAGGACAAGAGACTGAGAGAGTAGTGGGAGGTGGTTGGAATATACTAAAACGTTATTTTTTGGCCACTTTCCCCTTTACTCTACTCTTCTCTTCTCTACCCTCAAATCCCTTTATCAAAACATAGAATAATCTTTTGATACAAGTGTAGAATAATCTTTTGATACAAGTGCTAGTTTATCATGTAGCAAAGAGAGTGGCCATGAGTTCGAATCATATCTCTACTCTACCTCctatttacaaattaaaaatcacACATGTTGCATACCATTTATTAAATCAGAGTTTAAGTTCACATGTAAGGAGAAGTGTCAGGataatagttaaatgattaaaggtgaaaacaccattttggttcCTATGTTTTGGGGTCatagtcaatttggttcctatattttgtaacaatcaatttggttcttgttattttcaacttgcaattAATTTTCAACGCACATATaaagctaaaatagaaaaattaaaaagagaaggaaaatacAAACAATGAATAGAGAGACACACGAGATGACAGCCACTATCTATGGTGCCGCCATCATGCATCACTGTCAATAGTGGTGGTCGCAGGTCTCAGCCATGGTAGCTGATTTAAGCTAGATGGAAGAGAACTGAAGGAGTGAGATCGAGATGACAGAGAGAGAATCGAAGGAGTGGGACGGTGGGAGTGAGTGAGAGACTTCTATTCTTCAACTGAAGAACAATGTCTGGGAATTTTgagtattttttgtttatttaaattcacttatttttttcgATTAGAAAATCATCAGGttagattttagtttttgtttttctaacgtggctttttaaaaataaaataaaaattatgaggtggcattttttaaacattattttttagtcACGTCAGCATCTTGTGTGCCAGTTGTCACATCGTGTGCTACGTAGGTATTTTCCATTAGTGAGTTAACGGTAGtgaccaaattgattgcaagTTGAAAACAGCAGGGACAAATTGATTGTTacaaaaatgtagggaccaaattgactgtgaccccaaaatgtagggtccaaaatagtgtttttgccatgattaaattcatcatttcctaaTAGTTCAAACTCTTGGGATAAGTATTAGTTTTCATTGATCATCTCAATgattttccttcaagatttcaTATTCATTAATGAATAAAAGCTTTCTTTCAAACTATAGGTAGGAAGAATTTCCTTTAACCCATTACATGATAGTTCATAAGACCATCTATGTATCTTAAATAACTTGATTCATTAAATCATTTAATAGTCACATGACTATTACGTATGTCATGATTCATTTATATGTAGAGTGTATCATATTGCATTTTGTAACTTAAAATACATAGATGTGCACTTCATAAAAATGTAGGAATGACAACAGGGCAAGTTTCCTATTTCCTGCCCTAGCACCACCTTGTTTTGGGACAGGTTTCCTTTCCCCCACCCCGTCCTAGTGGGTGCCCATAGGTATCCCATCCCTTGCAACActcaattttgtttatataaaatttattaatttttatttaaaatctgtCATTTATTAAGTTAAAAACTCATGAgacatttaaaaataagttcTAACATTACAAAGCCTTCTCAAAGCATAACAATACAACAATTCaagtatattaaaaataaaaaaccaattcaagcataacaattcaacaattaaaaatatatacaatttaaatcttaaaacataaaaatataaattctttataaaaacacccaaaaaacatcataaatttaaagtttgaaaGCTAAAGCACACATATATGCCTTATAAAAAAACCTCTAagaatatatttgtaattttaaattataaacagGGTGGATTCGGGCGGAAAATTTAATCAACATCTCCACCCCATTTGCTTTTCGAGGTGGGTTTAAATCGCCatctttaataaaatataaaaatattatattataatatatatatatatatatatatatataaacttggaACATATGCAACTAATAACCTATTTAATTATCTTCATCAATATTCTGTAAATCTTCTTCTTGAAAACATTCAACATCAAGATCAAGCtactcatttcttttctttatttttattttcaaaattatggcaaaataatttttaacttCACCTGGTACCTTCAAGTATGCTTTAACATCCTTTACGAGTTTATGTTAGATGGTTTTCTATTTGTATAACTCCACCCCAATATTCGTTTTACAAATAGGTagatttatgttttattttactttcttaTTATCAGTGATACAGATACAATGATCTCAAATGAGATTCTTTTCCTTAATGCCTTTCCTCTTATCACCCGTTCTTAATGTAcctaaaaacaaataagaagtGCAGTCTTGGATATAGCCTTTAAAaacaaagattaatagtcatgtcatcaattagttgtttaaattcaaatttttgtaatttaaaataatacataaaaaatgagtttatggattaaaTGGTATATAACAtctaattaacatgaaaatttgcatgaatgttaagaatatatagaacatgtaattcaacgatgaaattttcaaaatataaattctgtAACAaattattgggtggtgtaatattacttagagttacaccaggtataatttgaacccaactcatatatatatataaacacacacaattatatgaaactaatttttaataagtcaCTTAGCTATATTAAACGACCGTAGctcaataattttgttttaaaacaagTAGAACAACTTTTGGGCTCAAGTAAAAGCCCAAAATTTAGTAGAAAACttaatttaaacatatattttaaagcACAAAATTCACACAATATCGTACTATCATGAGAACTCCTGtctaaaaattttgaacccaattgtacaaaatttttgaaaataaagtactgGCCAAGGTAAAGAAGTGAAACAATCAAGAAACTGTCATGAATAATGAATATGCCTAATGAAAAATGATCATTTCTAAGATTCTGATAACATGTTACATCATCTAAAGTCTAAACCTTGATGTAGGTTTTCCCCCTTTTCATACCAACTCTtcagaaacaaaaaaaagtgacaatCCATGACCAATTATCTAGGAGGTATGGTAGCTATAGACCTAGTTCAGTATAATGTGacaattaaaagaattaatacTCGTAGTTAAATTAGCGGTATATGAGTTATGGTAACTCTAGCTAAAGCATACACAATAACATGATCGAAATAAAGAGAATGTAAGATAAACCATCAAAGAAGGATTTAAAGTATTGATAAGGCGAACTAGTTGATTAGCAGCAAGTTACATTGGTGAGAGATGTCATAAACTTAAAAGGATAAAGTCTTTCAACATAAGGTTTTCCAAGTAGAGAAGCAGATAAGAGAAGATCTAATACAATCCAGAGAAGTTTTAACATTAACAGGACCTTAATTAACTTGCGAATAGGTTATGAAGAAATTAGATCAAATATTGAATTTGACAAACATTTGAACTTCAAAATCTTTCTCCCACCACTACTGGACGCAGAGGCTTTGATTTTGCTTGTTTAGTAAGGAGAAACACCCACATCAGCTGAAGCGAAAAACCCATCTTTCATCAGGACGTCCTCTCCTTCctattcaaaaccaaaaaagcaaaacTCAAATGCGAGAAACATTAGGCTATGTGTTTCACATGCAATGGTATTAGATGAAGGTAGTAGTTGTAGCTAGGCTAATCACCTGGCGCACGTTTGTCTTCTTCACAGTCTGGTCAGGCATGAGACCAAAGTGAATGTGTGGGAAGTGGGCCCACTGACACAAAAGAAAACAGGGATGATAAGTAGAAGAAATTGAGTGGAAACCCTAGCTAatttggtaaagaaaaaaaccctaagaaaaaacacaaaaatatgtTGGTGGGGGGACATTACATTCTTGGCTGCAGCACTGAAGGCTTCTCTGTGGGATATATCGGGATTTACAGACTTGATGCGTTGGATCTCGTCCCTGAAGATTCATTTTGATGGACCATTCACAGTTTTACTTCAAATTTAccaaatttataaaatgaaatggaagtgaaaaaataatgtagagagagagagagagagagggagatttCTTTGTGAAAGCTAGCTTGACATTATTACTCACTTGATGAAGCGGTTGTATGCAGATGGGACTCTCTGTCTCTTCTCTGGAGCTGGTATGGACATAAGCACAGACAAACAGAGAGACAAACAAACAGACACGTTAAGCTCGCCTAGCCAAAGCCAACTTTTAgtgaatttctttttctttttctctttagcTTCCTAAGGTCTCACTGTACTGTCACTTCAACATTATTTTCTATATCTTTGTCTGTACAGATATCTGTAtaggggaaaaaataaatttaactaaCTATAATTGCGGGGGAGAAAATGGTctatcatgcattgcattcttGACCATCTATATTTTGGGGGCAGAATAGACCATCTCTATGTtgtttaacaaattataagACTTGGAAAGTACAAAATGTCCTACTATGTTTTATTCTTGTTAGTTAGATTCGTTAAGCTTGATCATCCAACAACTGAGAAACAAAGGATTTTCATTCTTCCTGTGATAATGCTTGGTTTGCGGAGAAGTGAGGAACGTTAGGCTTGGTGTGCAAGTATTGCAGTAGTTAGCAAGGGTTCATGTTAAGGATATGAACAAattaacagaaaagaaaagttgatTAACAAATATGGTACAATATGtaaatgtcaaaataaaaaatataaatgtcaAAGGCTGGAATATATGGCAGGCATAAGAGGGTTTGGTTTCTAATTCATGCACTTTCTACTCAATCCTCGGACCAGAAGGGCAACAAGACATCTAacgtgggaaaaaaaaagtaaacactTTGATGAATAAAACAGAAACTCGCAACTACCCagttcttctttttgttccatAAAAGAGAATTGTATGTTGAAAATGTCAAagaaaaatttggtaaaaatgtaGGGCAGGGAACAATCTATTTGGCCTAAATGTACAGTTTCAAGGAAATTTCTCCAAACCGAAAGCTAGGTCTCAAAGGacttaaaaatggaaaatatgtAATGAGTCTTACGTCTATTTATGGCAGGGGGCCTTGGAAGTTCACTGACTCCTCCACGAGCAGGCATGGTGAAGTCACTGCCATTGTTTTGGTTGATCAAGAAGTTTGGGGATGGATTTGGTATCTCTTCCTGCAACACAATCATCAACGAAGAACACCATATAAACTTGTCAAAATCAAGCTCAATAATATCACTATCTCAAATGAGCCTCTTTTTTTGGGCATTAAATTCGTTTCATCATCATGTACCAGGAGATTATGGGAAGGAGAGAAGAAAGAGTGACCCAGATGAAACTGATTAGCTGAAGGCAGAAGCAAGCCACGCATGTTCACTGGCAAGAGGTTGGTGCAGTGGCCACATCTTACCGTTACAGTCTTGAACAAACTGGTACAAGGAACACTCACCTAAACCAAAACAAAGAACCAAATCATCAACtattaaaggaaaagaaaaggtgagaagaaagaaaaaggaacccTAGAGAGTATTTCAGGAAAACAAAATATGTACATGTAAAAAATGTAAGTGCAAGAAAGAATAGTGATGAAATGAAATATGATACCGCGAGGACAGTGTCGCAAATGTTGCAATGGACATAACAGAGCTGCTCGGAAGGAGGAAGGTGGTCCAAAGACAAGGTAGAAGAGGAGGACATATTTGATTCCACttgctttttaaatttttgctgATGATTGGTCTtgttgattgattgattgattgatagaTTGACAGGTTAACCACCAGCACCACCTTGGATCTGCTTTTTTCTTGATTATGAGTTGTGAAAGAAAGGTgcaagagatgagagagaagagagagagagagagttcccTATTTGgtctagtatatataaaaggaaaagagagggCAGAGAACACTTCTCTTCCCTCTGTTTATTAGTGTTGTTTATAGGTCATAGTTACATGTATACATACATGTTACATGTGCATGGATGCATTATATTTCATATGCATACATGATCATGTGGATCCAGAGACTTTCTAACTTGCGCATGGTGTTAAGTATAAAGATAATTACATGTGTGGTGGTTGGCATTCCCAAGGagttttaagagagagagagagagagagagagtgtgaggcGGCAGATGTGGGGGAGAGGAGCCAGAAAGGGACGTATGCATGGGGGTGATATAGCTTTCACACACTCACCTGTTGTTTTCAGAAGTTAAAGAGGGTGTTGTCTTGTGGTGTGCTTTCAAAGCCTCTCCTTTAAATTTACCTCAATTTCCGAACCCAATACCCTTATGACTCTTCCTAGTAACTTCTGGACAATAAAACACTTCATCCTCCGCCTCCGTCTCCCCCTCCTTAGGGCTCTCCAATTGCTATTATTATCTTCATCAACATGTGAGAGAAACCCCAATGCCATAATAGCATAATCATATCAATATAATTCTATGCTGcctctattttatatatatatatatattttaatattttgtgtaCTTTTAGTGATTTGACATCTCAATTCCCTTGTCTTACACACAGACAGATACGTATTTAAGTCAGGAAAAAAACCGTCTCAGTGGCCAGACTTGCTCCTCTTACCATCTTTGTCCTttactaaattttatttctttttggcttATGTTAGCTAATTTGGTTAGAATGATAGAATCTTTTTTCCCTGCTGCGTCTCATCCACAAATCTCTAGGATTTTATTTACAAATCTCGCAAAGCAgccctaattttgaaaaaataaatggtatATGTATCCgatccttttattttatttttaatgactTTTACTGTTCCAGAAATTAGAACCATCACCATCTATACTCATTTAAGCCTATGGGTTGCCTCCTTCGCAAAAAGTGCCTTAAAGGTAAGCATTTATTCATTCACTCGCAAATAGGGATGGATCCTGTGTAACTCCTATGCaataaattaattgtgtttgaatggaggaaagaaaaaaagagtactaATAGAGCCTGTCAGACTTTAACGGATTACAAGTAGCAATGGCTACTTGAAAAATGATGAAAAGTCAAAACAATTGGAGAAAATTATACATTACTACCCAAACTATATTGCTAATTACATTTTGGaccataaactttttgaatatATGTTTTGCACCATAAATTATGACATTCGTTACACTTTACATCTCCACATCAAATTTACTGTTAACTTAGATGCAAAAGTATGGTACCACGTGAAAAGATCTAATTGCTCATTTTCTAaatcatttcaaaataaatgagaaattacaatttaccaccctaaactatacttcCAATTACATTTTGTACCATAAACTTAGGATTTTCATCTAAGTTAACAACAACTTAACGTTGGGGGTGCAAAGTATAATAAAGATCATAATTTAGGGTATAAAACATGCATACGAAAATTttggggtgcaaagtgtaattgggatacaatttatgatagtaaagtgtaatttttccaAACTATTATACACACCTTGTTACGCATATACTGTTACAcaccaattttttgaattgaaattgtgaGTTGAagaaacaatttcaaaattgaaatagtGTCTTCTACTCactatttcaaatttaaaaaaaaaaaaaaaatgtaacactACCCTTAACAAAAATGTTGAAAGGGAAATTGGCCTTGTATACGAAAGATACACTTGGATGAATCTAGTATTGAATAAACCTTATCTCTTGTATTTAAGGAGTTttattatctatactactatttaaggagtttacattttcttatttgagatttttttttttttttttttttttttttaaaaatacccTTACATctctatgtttaagtagagataTAACTAAATGATAATTTAGTGAAAATACAACTCTAATTCCCATTAAAACATTGCTTAAAAAAATGGTTactcttttgttgatttttaaattgtttt
The sequence above is drawn from the Quercus lobata isolate SW786 chromosome 12, ValleyOak3.0 Primary Assembly, whole genome shotgun sequence genome and encodes:
- the LOC115972324 gene encoding protein YABBY 4-like codes for the protein MSSSSTLSLDHLPPSEQLCYVHCNICDTVLAVSVPCTSLFKTVTVRCGHCTNLLPVNMRGLLLPSANQFHLGHSFFSPSHNLLEEIPNPSPNFLINQNNGSDFTMPARGGVSELPRPPAINRPPEKRQRVPSAYNRFIKDEIQRIKSVNPDISHREAFSAAAKNWAHFPHIHFGLMPDQTVKKTNVRQEGEDVLMKDGFFASADVGVSPY